ACACATGTTTAACCTGCTAAGCAATGTCAGTGGGAACGCCGTGGGAGGGAGCTAAATACTGGGACCAAATAAGCGCGACAAAGGATTTAACCCCTAATGCAGTACCACTCCCCTTGGACCCCCAACACGTCAGTGTGAACCCCTGCTGGACACCCCGATCTGCAACCTATACCATTCCAGGACTTTTTTTGCTCTGCAAACATATGATCACCTGCAAGTATACTCTGCATTTGCTTTGCTTCTCAGGCTTTGTGTTGCCTTATTGTGGCTGATTGAGTGGTTAACTGCGTGGTACTGCATTAGGGGTTAAATCCTTTGTCGCGGTTATTTGGTCCCAGTATTTAGCTCCCTCCCACGGCGTTCCCACTGACATTGCTTAGCAGGTTAAACATGTGTTTTTCTTGCTGTGCACATTATATAGGGTTTGTGTGTGTTCCATATACCATATCACATTACTGTAATCTCATTGTATGGTTAGGTCAGGCGTCGGGGTGTAGGGAGACCTTGGGGACTGTTTTATCTCATCTTGTGTAATTCATGTTTCTTGAATAAATCAATGTAGATATCACCTTTGCTCGAGTGCTTTTACAGGGACCCTTTCTCTGCTGGcattcataatatatatatacgatCCAAGTATGTACACACACGATCCTCAGAGCactgtgtatgaatatatataaccTGCAGAGCAGTGTTTACGCGTGagatgtgcgcgcacacacacacacacacacacacacacacacacacacacacacacacacacacacacacctggctcTCGTCCTCACGCAGATATACACAGACGATGTtcctgtatgtgtgtgcgtgtgtgtgtatgtatatatatatatatctcacacacacatgatgttCCAGTATATATGTATGCTCCTCCGCAGAGCACGTTTCTTGGCAGCCATTGCGGTAGGAGTGACGCTCTGCGAATATCTGGCATTGCGGTGgaaggagcgatgctctgcggataTCTAGCGTTGCGGTAGGAGTGACGCTCTGCGGATATCTGGCGTTGCGGTAGGAGTGACGCTCTGCGGATATCTGGCGTTGCGGTAGGAGTGACGCTCTGCGGATATCTGGCGTTGCGGTAGGAGTGACGCTCTGCGGATATCTGGCGTTGCGGTAGGAGTGACGCTCTGCGGATATCTGGCGTTGCGGTAGGAGTGACGCTCTGCGGATATCTGGCGTTGCGGTAGGAGTGACGCTCTGCGGATATCTGGCGTTGCAGTAGGAGTGACGCTCTGCGGATATCTGGCGTTGCGGTAGGAGTGACGCTCTGCGGATATCTGGCGTTGCGGTGgaaggagtgatgctctgcggattactgtacagtaagtacgcGGGACGCAtggctccgggggggggggggatatttaaAAACAAGACGtgacccaaatatatacaaattaaAGTAAAACCTGAAATGTGTGCAGAAAGGTCAGAGGTCAGGGGGTGTAAAGGTCAGAGGCGGGGGGTGTTAAGGTCACTGCCGGATGGCCCATAAAACATGCGGGGGGCGCCACCCTCACAATCACGTGAGCAAGGGTGGGAGCATGCGCGGGGAGTGAGGCGAGGGGGGGAGCAGGCGCGGGGGGGAGCATGcgcggggggggaggcgggggggggagcatgcgcgggggggaggcgaggggggggagcaggcgcGGGGAGTGAGGCGAGGGGGAGAGCATGCGCGGGGAGTGAGGGATGTGGGGGTGGAGAACGAGCGGAGAGGAACCCAGGAACGGGGGTGGGCCGTGGCCCCCGGCTCACCATGTTATAGGGTATTAGCCGCTTCCTATGAGAAGACCCTATTGTCCTAAAGCGCTGGAATATCCCGACACCGCCGGCAGCGCCAGAGGGGCCGGCGAGGAGCCGGTGAGCCCCGGCCATTATTCCAGGGAGGGGGCGGCAGCCTCCGcggcccccctccttctcccggCACCGCGTGCCGCCGTCCCCCCTCTGCATATCCCgtatacacacagagcagcgagGACACGCCGGCCCCCCTGGGAGGGGTGtaagttgggggaggggggggagaagagggggtttGCGCTGAATAGTATAAGGCAGAAGgcagctccaccccccccccactaccacaGGGGGGAGAACTTCACAATgcagggggggcgaggggggtaaTGTGGCCCCAGAGTCTCTGCAAGGGGGAGGTGATCCTTCAGAAGTAGGTGTCGTgtgccgcccctcccccccccgccgcacTGTCCGCAGACCCCTTGCTGCTTTTCCTGGGGGTCTCCACTTTGGGGGGGGAATCCTTACTCCGGAAGGagaattttctctctctcttctgcttGACTTCGCTCTTCTCTCGCTCCTTCTGCgctctcttctcctccttctctcgctgcctctcccgctccctctcctccttctctcgctgcctctcccgctccctctcctccctctctctcttcctgtcgcgctccctctcctgcttctctctcctcctctcctgctccctctcctgcttctcccTTGCCCTTCTTGGCCTCCTGTTTGGGGGTTCCCAGGGGGGCTTTGTTAGAGGTGGGGGAGGGCAGGGCGGGACGCAGTCCTTCGGACACCACCACGGACTCTGGCTGGGCagcgggggtgggcgggggggagggacgtcGCAGGCTGACCAGGCTGAGCCGGCTGCCGCCGAGGGACGGGTTCAGACGCAGCTTCTCCTCTTGGATTTGTCGGCTCCGTGGAGACGGCGCGAGGGGCGGTACTGCAGCTCGCCGCGGTTTTCTCGCCATTTCCGGAGTTGGGTGGTGCTCTCTCGCTCGATTAAGACATCTGTGACGGGCAgggagcccacctgggggagagagacgggcggggggaggggggaggggggaggagagagacgggcggggggggggggggagacaggtgggcggggggggggggagagacgggcggggggggagagagacgggcgggggggggagagagacgggcgggggggggagagagacgggcggggggggggagagagacgggcgggggggggggagagagacgggcggggggggggggagagagacgggcggggggagagacgggcggggggagagacgggcggggggagagacgggcgggggggagagagaggcgggcgggggggggaggggggaggagagagacgggcgggggggagggggggaggagagagacgggcgggggggagagagacgggcgggggggggagagacgggtgggggggga
This region of Ascaphus truei isolate aAscTru1 unplaced genomic scaffold, aAscTru1.hap1 HAP1_SCAFFOLD_271, whole genome shotgun sequence genomic DNA includes:
- the LOC142481488 gene encoding LOW QUALITY PROTEIN: TBC1 domain family member 10B-like (The sequence of the model RefSeq protein was modified relative to this genomic sequence to represent the inferred CDS: inserted 1 base in 1 codon); amino-acid sequence: VWDMFFCEGVKIVFRVGLVLLRHTLGSVDKLRGCQGMYETMEKLRSLPAQYMHEDVLLPEVGSLPVTDVLIERESTTQLRKWRENRGELQYRPSRRLHGXRQIQEEKLRLNPSLGGSRLSLVSLRRPSPPPTPAAQPESVVVSEGLRPALPSPTSNKAPLGTPKQEAKKGKGEAGEGAGEEEREAGEGARQEEREGGEGAGEAAREGGEGAGEAAREGGEESAEGAREERSQAEEREKILLPE